One stretch of Methanocellales archaeon DNA includes these proteins:
- the porB gene encoding pyruvate synthase subunit PorB, translating to MQEELFAPGHRGCAGCGAAIAARLILKGSGKDVIIISPTGCLEVVSSPYPESAWKVPWIHSLFENAAAVASGVESALKSLGRKDEAKVIAIGGDGATIDIGIGALSGMLERGHDVTYICYDNEAYMNTGIQRSSSTPYGASTTTSPAGKASFGENRPKKNLPAIAAAHGIPYVATASIAYPKDVIRKVKKAISIEGPKYLQIHAPCCTGWGFDGSKTIEIGRLAVETALFPIYEMTDGKVTSVKKIKRKPVEEYLKAQRRFKHLFKIEGGEKELKKIQDIADANAKQFGLDL from the coding sequence ATGCAAGAGGAATTGTTTGCACCTGGTCATAGAGGATGTGCAGGATGTGGGGCGGCAATAGCTGCACGATTGATTCTTAAAGGTTCAGGAAAGGACGTCATAATCATCTCACCAACAGGCTGTTTGGAGGTCGTTTCATCGCCTTACCCGGAGTCAGCCTGGAAAGTTCCATGGATTCACTCGTTATTTGAAAATGCGGCAGCTGTCGCATCTGGAGTTGAATCGGCCCTAAAATCCCTTGGCAGGAAGGATGAGGCCAAGGTGATTGCGATAGGCGGGGATGGTGCCACCATTGACATCGGAATAGGGGCACTCTCAGGAATGCTCGAAAGAGGGCATGATGTTACGTATATATGTTATGACAACGAGGCCTACATGAACACGGGCATACAGCGTAGTAGTTCGACGCCCTATGGCGCATCCACCACGACAAGTCCTGCCGGGAAAGCCTCTTTCGGTGAAAACAGACCAAAGAAGAATTTACCTGCAATAGCTGCCGCCCATGGGATACCCTACGTTGCCACCGCCTCGATTGCCTATCCAAAAGATGTGATAAGAAAGGTAAAAAAAGCAATTTCCATAGAAGGCCCAAAGTACTTGCAGATACATGCACCTTGTTGTACCGGATGGGGATTTGACGGAAGTAAGACGATAGAGATCGGCAGACTTGCGGTAGAGACGGCACTTTTCCCGATATATGAAATGACAGATGGCAAAGTTACCTCAGTCAAGAAGATCAAGCGAAAACCCGTCGAGGAATACCTGAAGGCACAGCGCCGATTCAAGCATTTGTTCAAAATCGAGGGCGGAGAGAAAGAGCTGAAGAAGATTCAGGATATTGCGGACGCGAATGCGAAGCAATTTGGGTTGGACCTATGA
- the pyrF gene encoding orotidine-5'-phosphate decarboxylase, translated as MRFNDKLIGASKKNDSLLCIGLDPDAEKIPSFLRDADDPIFEFNKRIIDSTKDLVIAYKPNLAFYEALGLHGLQSLAKTLRYIPSDIPVIADAKRGDVEHSAKAYAKAVFEVFNFDAVTVNPYMGSDSVKPFLDYAEKGVFVLCRTSNPGSKNFQDLRCGSEKRLYEIVAEHVVGWNVNKNCGLVVGATYPEELKKIREMVGEDMPILIPGVGAQAGDLEKAVKFGTNSVGEMAIISASRVILYASNEKDFDKKARTVANYIREDINQFRFR; from the coding sequence ATGAGATTCAACGACAAATTGATCGGCGCATCGAAAAAGAATGACAGCCTGCTCTGCATAGGACTTGACCCTGACGCAGAGAAAATTCCTTCCTTTTTGCGGGATGCCGATGACCCGATCTTCGAGTTCAATAAGCGCATCATCGACTCAACCAAGGATTTGGTGATCGCCTATAAACCGAATCTAGCATTTTACGAGGCACTGGGCCTGCACGGCTTGCAATCCCTGGCCAAAACCCTAAGGTACATTCCCAGTGATATACCCGTCATCGCTGACGCCAAGAGGGGGGATGTCGAGCATTCGGCAAAGGCCTATGCCAAGGCTGTTTTCGAGGTGTTTAACTTTGATGCGGTCACGGTGAATCCTTACATGGGCAGCGATTCCGTCAAGCCCTTCCTGGACTATGCGGAAAAGGGCGTATTCGTCCTGTGCAGGACATCCAATCCCGGCTCAAAAAATTTCCAGGACCTTCGCTGTGGCTCAGAAAAGCGCCTGTACGAGATCGTGGCTGAACATGTGGTGGGCTGGAACGTAAACAAAAACTGCGGACTGGTGGTCGGAGCCACCTACCCGGAGGAGCTGAAAAAGATCAGGGAGATGGTGGGAGAAGATATGCCTATATTGATACCGGGGGTGGGCGCACAGGCCGGCGACCTGGAAAAGGCCGTAAAGTTCGGCACCAACTCAGTGGGAGAGATGGCAATCATAAGCGCATCCAGGGTCATCCTCTATGCCAGCAATGAAAAGGATTTTGACAAGAAGGCAAGAACGGTTGCCAATTACATAAGAGAGGATATTAATCAGTTTAGATTCAGATGA
- a CDS encoding IMP cyclohydrolase: protein MMYVGRVVVIGRSEGRPFIGYRLSSRSFPNRMAVTEFDSVRIVPKDAKDLPKSPYISYSCIKVIGDHAVATNGSHTEPIAEKIESGYPPRDAMALTLLAMDYERDQYKTPRIAGVIDKNGRGCLGIVQSDGINVKEFELGGKAFFIATYEKTDFERLYTKVKGSTATEIARFMYELRFENPVCSAAAVWDGEFKTGVYSGTDD, encoded by the coding sequence ATGATGTATGTCGGAAGAGTGGTTGTAATAGGGCGCTCTGAGGGCAGGCCTTTTATAGGGTATCGGTTATCCTCCCGCTCCTTTCCGAATCGGATGGCTGTGACAGAGTTTGATTCCGTGCGCATCGTTCCAAAGGACGCAAAGGACCTGCCCAAGAGTCCGTATATCTCGTATAGTTGCATCAAAGTGATCGGAGATCATGCGGTCGCCACAAACGGCTCACACACAGAGCCCATAGCGGAAAAAATAGAATCAGGATACCCTCCGAGAGATGCCATGGCACTCACTCTTTTAGCGATGGACTATGAAAGAGACCAGTATAAAACGCCGAGAATTGCAGGCGTCATTGACAAAAATGGAAGAGGTTGTCTGGGCATAGTACAATCAGACGGCATAAATGTAAAGGAATTCGAGCTTGGGGGAAAGGCATTCTTCATCGCAACCTATGAGAAGACCGACTTCGAGCGATTATATACAAAGGTGAAGGGATCGACTGCGACCGAGATCGCCAGGTTTATGTACGAATTGAGATTCGAAAATCCCGTGTGTTCAGCCGCCGCAGTATGGGACGGGGAGTTTAAAACGGGCGTATATAGCGGAACGGATGATTGA